A region of the Fusobacteria bacterium ZRK30 genome:
CTCCCATGAGTGATAAGGGTTAGCAAAATAAGCTTTAATACCTAATGCTTCCTCTAATTCTTTAAATTTAGAGAATTCTTTCCCGTTATCCGATGTAAATGTTTTTATGTATTCTTTAGGTATATATTTAAAATTCTCTATTGTTGCCTCATTAAAAGTATCTGATTTTCTATTAATCATTAGCTCCGCTACAAGATATCTTGATTTCCTATCAACATAAGTCATCATAGCACCTTTTTTTCCTGCGCCAACGATAGTATCGCTTTCAAAATGACCAATCTCACTTCTATCATTCGCTTCTTCAGACCTTTCTTCTATCATCTTTTTATTAGGGATTTTACCCCTTGTTTCTTTCAATCCTCTAGGCTTTTGTTTGCCTTTTCTAGTTAAAAGGTATTTAGTACTCTCCGTAAGAAAATCAAGATATATTGCTCTATAAATTGTTTTAAATGAAATAGAATATTGGTTGTCTAATTTAGCTCTTCCTGATATTTGTTCTGGACTCCAACCTGATTCTAACTTTTCTTGAATATCTACCAAAAGGATCGAATCTCTTAATTTGTGCTTTCTTCCACAAAGTTGTTTTCTTTTTTTGTATAAAAACTGGGCTTTATTAGGAGTGTACTCACCATCAACTGAATTTCTATTAATTTCTCTATAAATACTAACTCTATTTTTCTTTAATTTAGCTGCAATAAAACTAATTGATTTTTTTTGCGCTAAAAATTTAAATATACTTTCTCTTTCTTCAATGGTAAAATGTTTATGATTCATAAATACTCCTTTAATGTTTGGTCGCACTTACATTATACCAAGGAAATATTTATGAATTTTTTTTGTTGCATTTAATTATACAATTCAAGAAACAATACTTATTTAACTAAAAATATCTTTATTTATTACATTATAAATATTTACTTCTAATAAATCAACACTTAATTTTATCTCCCCTAAATAAAAGATTGCTAATTAGTATACTCTAAATAAAATCAACTTCCTTCTTTTTTAGGCAATTATATTGTATAATTAATAAAAAATTATAATTGGAGGGAAATATGAAATTTTTGGGAGTTATTCCGGCACGATATGCTTCAACGAGGCTAGAAGGGAAACCTTTAGCTGATATAGATGGTCATTCTATGATTGAATGGGTATACAAGCGTACTCTATTATCCAACCTAGATATGGTTGTTGTAGCAACTGACAATCAACTTGTATATGATAAAGTAAAATCTTTTGGGGGAGAAGTTGTTATGACCTCTGAGAATC
Encoded here:
- a CDS encoding IS30 family transposase; translation: MNHKHFTIEERESIFKFLAQKKSISFIAAKLKKNRVSIYREINRNSVDGEYTPNKAQFLYKKRKQLCGRKHKLRDSILLVDIQEKLESGWSPEQISGRAKLDNQYSISFKTIYRAIYLDFLTESTKYLLTRKGKQKPRGLKETRGKIPNKKMIEERSEEANDRSEIGHFESDTIVGAGKKGAMMTYVDRKSRYLVAELMINRKSDTFNEATIENFKYIPKEYIKTFTSDNGKEFSKFKELEEALGIKAYFANPYHSWERGTNENTNGLLRRTFPKGTIFSKIKRCEFYKAVNKINNRPRKCLNWKTPKEVFWGEIEKCCI